TGAACTTGTGTGTAACTTTACGAAAAGCTCTATGAAATACCACCCGGTGATATTCCAAAACCCTTTCCTCTGCAGCCTTATCGCCGACCCCGACAACCCCCTCATCATCGACGTCCTCCATGCCTCGTCGTCCGCCTACTCGCACAACCCACAGGAGCCCGTGGAAGATTACCCCTTGGCTGTGGGCAAGAACACCCTTCTTGTTGCTGCCCTACAGGCCAGGAACAACGCCAGGGTCGTCTTCAGTGGTTCCGTAGATCTCTTCAGTGATGCGTTCTTCCAGTCGGCCGTCCAGAAGGCATCGTCAGGCAACAAGAAGTAAGTGTCCTTCAGTctgttaaaggtattgtttaactttgtaagcagccgatttaaaaaaattctcaagccaagatgaaacatgtgtacaagtgcatgtattagaactaataaaccctgaaaacaaccattattgagaatgaaaagctaaaactacaaggcaaacccggattatgtaaataggcgtcttatagacacctaaatagtacacataagtgtatgggatgaaattaagatggtgtttctggtcacttttatatttcaatttttgaagcactaaataattatttttgaacgcaattttttctgggcttcatttttgtaacatatcgcagacacaggtgacaagtgtgaccttctagctcagattttttaaaaaatcaaaccaatgttaaccaatcactttaaactcAGTCACTTGGTGTGAGATTTTATTAGAATTGGACTACATGTGTAACACTATTTAGTgtacatgtaccggtatatGGTTACATCAATTGTTTTATGAACTGATTTTCCATTTGATAACATAGAAATAGATAGGTTAACTACATgaagaaaaagtggaaattAGTCACTGGGTGTGAGATTTTACTAGAATTAGACTACATGTAAGCTGAGTATCGGACAAAGTGGAGTGTAGAACATACGTCAATAAGACCCAGCTGAGAGTAGACCAAACAGACTTAGCATATGTGGTATCAGACTGTCTAGAAGTAGAAACCAAGTAAATATGAATCTTTTCAGACTGATTCTCCTATCCAGTATCCACTCCTTTGATGttaaattcatgtcattttctaTTGAATTCCTTGAATATTTAGGTATGCTGAGTCTGGCAACCAGGCCCTGGCGGTGGCCCTCTCTCAGTGGGTCTTCAAAGAGCATGGCGTCATCAGGGTTAGCCGTGTCACCCATCACAAGGCTGGAGAGACCACCCCGCCTGCATCATATACCATTGAGGATAAAGTGGTAGGTGGCCAGACCATCCTTGAGGGAGGAAGGGAGTGAGATGGGTGCAATCAATATTTTCTAGacttttttgtctcgcccaccagtgatgaaggcgagacttagggatccaaatgttgtccgtcgtccgtccgtcacaaatctaatgacacataactccacaatcGTAattcgcttttcaaccaaacttggatggtagatggacttgggggacctgcatgttatgctacagttggaggtcacatgataaggtcaaaggtcattttcaggtcaacgttaaagtttacatgcaagactcttgtatgacacctaactctgcaaccgttaGTCACTTTTCATCCAAagttggatggtagatggacttgagggacctgcatgttacgTAGCAGTGGGAGATCACATggcaaggtcaaaagtcattttcaggtcaacattaaagtttacatgcaaggctcttcttgcaagtgttattccatcccagcaATTTCACattgaagttttgatacaattctgttgcgtgccctcgcaaatcacgatcatatttctggttattttcataagtgagcgagacacaaaatcgcttttgccttgtattACAAATTAGGCTTGTTTGGTATTTATTTGGCAGTTCTGCACATGTACCTTTGCCACTGTGAACCAATCCATGTTGAATTAATTATGTATAGGTTAGCTAAACGGCACAGCAAGAAGAGGGAGTAGTTAGACCGATTACATCAGTACTCTGAAGTAAGTCACAGGCCTTTATACCATTGGTGAACTGAGGAGAGTCATGCTAGATAGATATGTCTGGAACCACTTTTTTGTTTGTGAAACTGGAGACGGCATAGGCTGAAGCCAATCCATGCCCTTGAATTAGTTAGTGGTATATAGGTAGTCatgaaatgttgaaatgaacCAAACAAGATGTTGATGTCACACTTTTTTAgtgtttatattttgaattgGTTGAATTGAAAATGTTTCCTTCTATCTTCACCCGATGTAGGAGTACAACATCTGGCTTGACATTTTGGTCAATGGCGAATGGCGTCCCTTCTCTGCCAAAGATGTCCAATTGGAGTTTGTCCGTATTGATCCATTTGTTCGCACCTCGCTCAAGAGCAACAGTAAGTCATacgtaaatgccagttgtgatAAAAGTCTGAAAGTAAGTTCGAACACTAAAAGATTGCAATAAAGTTACCACCAAAATGTTTGTATGTATACATGAAAATTATGTGCCGGAGATTCTCGTAGGAAATGTGTATGAATGGGAAATAGACAATATGATCATAGGATATTAGTCAGATGTTGGGTCTTTTcctataaaaacaataatgattatgCACTGTCCCACATGGACTTAAGTGTGTTGGTGACTTTGTTATCTGATTAACACCGTGATTGGAAGTCTCACTGTTGCTAGTCAGCTCTTGGGTGAATTTCTCTTGTTTGGCTTTTGTGCAGCAGATAATTCTAGATGTTTAAATCTTTTTCAGAAATGGTGTGTCAAAGCTTGGCTACATTTCATACAGTGTTTAGACACAGTGagacaattattattatccctaaaaaaatatgtttatatgCTTCAACTATCAAGTTGCACTTTGAAGATCATGCCATGTTGTCACTTTTGATATATGATGTCTTGATTCTGTATTTATGCTAATGagacatttttttgtgatatccCCTTGACAGATGGCCGTTTCTCCACAGTCTTCAAGCTTCCTGATGTCTATGGTGTGTTTCAATTTAAAGTGGATTACAATCGCATTGGCTACACTCATCTTTTCAGCACCACACAGGTATGTATCTACCAATATACATCTACTAAACATAAATGCCTGTTGGGGCAACTATCTAAAACTTAGTTCAGACAGAATCAAAATAGAATGACACCACAAGTATTTGTatgtattaatgaaaaaagtATGTACCAAATGGATCTTGTATAAAATGTTGCATGTGTATGTTTTAGAGCCATTCCCCTCCACCCCCTCTCAGATTCCCAGGAAATGTCAATCAGTTTTTTAGTTGAAAACCCTTAGATTTTCAGAGGGGCAAATGTCATTGAGAATTATTTCTtggtaattttattttacaaaattgaATCGTCAGCCACCAAAGGCTTGTACATTCTACATACTTGTGTTAGCCGTTTATGTTTTagtcattcattaattcatcaatagattgattgattaatcgATTGATTGACTGGTTGATTGAtcccattcattcattaattcattcatttattggttgattgattgattggctgattggttgattgatggactgattggttggttgattgattgactgatggttggttggttgattgattgagtgattgattgattgattgattcattcattcattgattggttgattgattgattcattcattcatatattcgTACATTCACTCACTTATCAATTAATTcactaatttattcattcattattgcTACAGGACATTGTTCAGCAGTATGGTTACTCATACTTGCCTTTTGTTAATTCCTCCAGGTTTCGGTCCGTCCTTTTGAGCACACCCAGTTCGAGCGTTTCATCCCGTCTGCATTCCCTTACTACGCAAGTGCCTTCTCTATGATGTTTGGTGTCTTTGTCTTcagttttgtatttttacaccATCGTGACAGCGACAAGAGCAAAAAGGAGTAATCTGCCCCTGCCTCTTTCACTTCTTTTTCTTCGTTCTTTTAGATAGtccattccttttcttttttatatgcaTCCAGGTGTGGCAGAGGTACTTGTTgactgttttgaaaaaaaaaatagatgtgtGTAGAGTCTATGGGGGTCTTTGTCAACTTGATACTTTTTAAAAGTTTGAGTAACTCTGCCAACTCTGTTTGCAGTAATAATCTCTTGGAAATATCTTTATAAAACACACTAGTCttattaatacaaatataattataaatacaTTGAGGAAGGGTAAATAagagtgcattttttttattcttcattctAACATCTTTTGAATAGTTATAGAAGGGTTATGAATGGGTAATGGATGCAGATATATTCTGAGCAGTATTCTGGATTAAATTGAAAAGTTGAATTTGGACAAATCAAGGGTTATTATTTGTGAATTTGCATCAGCATATTCATAGGATGCATTTTTTTCGTTACATACTAATGCCCCACTCTGCTTCCAATTCTCACTACGGCTGCTTCATACATTAGTGAGGGCAGCAGCTCACAGTTCAAAATTTTCTCActcattttacttttattttattttggtttgGGATGTACCGGGTACAGGAATTTTATACTGAAGAGAGTATTTACTTTTAGAAAACATGAATGTGCAGATCCTACTCATTCCGTTCGTAGGAGTATTGTGGTCCAGCATTTAAAATTGGACAAAACCTCTGCAATATCAGCTGTCAAATAGGTGTTAGGAACATATTTTTAGGTAGTACTTTATCAAGCCTCTCTGTACATTTTGCTCTTATTAACGTTGTTTCTTTTGAATTGAGGTCACAGCAATTATCTTATGGTTCATCGAGCAAACCTATTAGCCAGGATTCATGAAGGTGAttttgaatccatggtttatgcaggtCTCGTGGATTGCTTGTGTTTAATTCAGTGACTCATTCGCAATAGGGCACTGAATGAATATTGCACGCTTTTATCATAGAAGATACCACTCTAAATGAGCACTCGTCAAGGTCAAGCCTTAATGAGCCAACAACAGTTCATGTAGAttgattaatacaaaaagtggactcatattaatgaaaatgaagcaaCTTGTGTTCATCACTTTAGCATGCTTCAATGAAAGCACACATTCATCATTTGATGCTTTCTCAACATGGTGAACTAATTACCAAATAGGGAATTTTCACTATTTGTATGAAACTGTTGAATAATTTTCACTGtcaaatttgctctgagccaatcagctGCGATGGTTTTTCAGTAAAAAGTCACTGATCATGTCATTTGTAATAATGTATCGTGTGTCATGGTCATTATGATCTCAGAATATTTGAGGTAGGTAGACATCGATGCTGAATCATTTAGTGGAGTAGAATTATGGTAAATGTTTGTGACTTTCCATTTCTATTTGTACAATTTCTGTAAAGTAAAAATTGAGTGGAACATGCAAATAGTTTTGCATGTTTGTATAATTATCAGCTtttttggaataaaaaatatttgcggCATGgttgaataaaacaaaaggCATTCAGTATGTTTGTCTTTATGGACAGGTGGGTTGTCCAAAGGAATTCCAGAGGAAAGTCTGAAGTATTTTTTTGACACTGGTGCAAAAGGGAatgaagagggagagagagagaaagaaagacacaGACAGAGAGgcagaggggagagagaggggagataAAGAAAGTAGAGAGATTTATAGTGTGTTTTGGGGGCTTGTGAGAATATGTTTTGTGTGAATGCATGAGGGGAGTGTGTGGGTATGTGATGTTTAATATgtgggtcggggggggggggggcggtgccTGCGTGGGAGGGAAACGGGTGACCCAAAATTCAGGTCCTGTTCTTATGTCGAataattatacagtgcgtcacAAAAACGAAACCGGGATTTATCATAACTCaaacataaatacaatagacaaacgacttaccattgtaaagcttagtcTCATCTTTTAGCTGGTATAACCAAACATTTTCATCCACGCATGGGTGAGTTAAAACaatttgaaggggggggggggcggcgcctgcatggaggggggggggatcggGTGACCCAAAGTTCAGGTCTTATTCTTttcttaaataataattatacagtgCATCACAAAAACGAAACCGACATTTagtgatcatttatcataacccAAATACATtaaacaaatgacctaccattgtaaagcttagagtcTCCTCTTTCTGCTGGTATAACAAAACATTTTCatccatgcatgagtgagcttaaacaatttgaaaaaaaaaaggatggcAACAAGTTATGGTGGGGTTTATCGAAACGAAATTGCATGCctaaaaatgtcaatatttgctctttaatttgatagctAAATCAGAGAAAGTGGTCAAATAACAAAGCTACGTTCTTCAAAACAATACTtgtatttgcatattttcatgaaacaaacatgTTTTAACCGGTTTCCCCACCtaagctatcgcacggttaacaaaagactttatgcatgGCTGTTCGTCAACAAAACGGGAGTTTCGAGTAAGTCTGAAAGCTATCCTGAAAAACCTCTTCATCtatgaaaataatggaattcaagACTTATTTGAAGTAGACATGTTTCTTTACcgttttctgtaattgaggcaTCAATTTAGTTGAATATATATTCATAGTTGTATCACAGAGTTCGGCAGTCCAGATACCTCCTTCTTACACTATATTTATCCTTAGTTATTATTTCCCCCGTTTTTACTCATTTTTTCCTCTACTTGAAAATCGTAGGGGAAACGGACAGTCGCCCTGCCCCCATGTTTTGTCCCCATGTTCTACGTTATAACTTGCATTGAATATGTggtgttatgttttttttttgtttttttgggggggagcgGTTTCTTATCGATTACGGGAATAACATGATGTAGTTGAAATAACCACTTTGCtttccgaccccccccccccccaaaaaaaaacagaataagCAACAaatgaagagtttggttgccAAAGGGgctaggtccactttggaccattccgagaaaaaaaccaaaacatgtttttttattctcgattgttgcaatattcttatgagaaactgaatcgtcatgatgtactaccctatacagtgcgtatcaaaaaaagtttacactttgaaaaaaatcctgcaaaattgtaatatcctgaagatttttccaaaTTTTAACATTAGTATACAGATCCATTCAaacaaatgacgatataactcgaaaaatatttccgcttgagtgagcaccataggcggcggaagcgggggggacgtgtcccccctaaatttgaggagggggggacggtccccccctaaatttgtaattgatgacctttttttttttttttttttttttttttttgcttgtcaatttataaatttttttcttgggttgtcccctcccaaaattgttggcttccgccgccaatggtgagcaccacttacttttgaaaagttaatgaaaaatgatttgcgcagaactttgtaATAGtaatgcgaataaaagtagaccttagaAGAACACATGGGATTGagctattaaaattgatttgaagatatcttctacccCCTTTTCAcgtgtttccttgcccaaaacacttcgaagagtgcattttgccccaccccactcacccacacaccgaggccatcgtgacgatatttgctttacactgagctttgatttacatggaatggcttaagcctgattttcattttgttaatcattgccaagcttgggcaaagtgtggagaaacaagtattaaatgaaaattgaaatatgaaccCACTTTCAATGCTAAAAACCTAGtggaaaaaatgctggagatgtctgatataaattattgttcagattcagttatgtcttcagatccagctggcacaaaaaggtaaaggttgtgcttactaagtgttgaaatttcaatttgggtggcaaaattgttacaaaatgcttgattgtatccgttttatttcaactgactaAAAATGCAAGGGAAAtgcatgagaaatgtttcgcaaggTAAGTttaatttcgccctttccctttGACACggacaagcatttctgcgcaaacagatttctgcaagctttacaCAAATAAACAGTGCTCaatcaagtgtaacattctgacaaaacttttactttcgtttgatagatgagacccaaacccaagattatatgtgaaaaaattacccacatattgtatattttttaattcccagggctttttcaaagtgtaaacttttttttgatacgcactgtatatcacgTGAACATataattgggtataaaagaaatctacctgtcttcgaatttttttctatatatgtttttaaaaataatcattgtggacctaaccccttttgcaagcaaactgaaatgaataaaatctctTTTGATCAAAGCCATTTTTATTAACGTTTTCGTGTggatttcaaattttcttttgtatcatcagagcgactaaaaatttagaggtttttgaggaaaaaaaatcatgaaaaatggacctaagagtttggttgaaaagggattaggtccactccaagttaatcattttcttttccataTTGCAATATACGAAACTAAATTTCCATGATACCTACCATGAGAtcataaaattgggtattaaAGAAGTCTACATGTCCtcgtatttttttaaatattcttttcttGTTTGGACCTATCCCCCtttgcaaccaaactgaaatggataaccccttttgaaaaaaagtgatttttcttttccatgtTAGATCACTGtttaatgtgaatttcaaattttcttctgtATCATCCTAGAGCTACTTAAAATCTATTTATtgaggggaaaaaaaatcaaatttgatgaaaaattgacctaaccccTTCTGCAAGTGAGCTTTTCAAATACAATATGTAACGTGAAAAGGGGGAGACTTAAGATCTTACTAAAAATATACAGGTGTTGTCATTAATTGCATAAATGGAGGAATCGTGGCCATTAGTAGCTGATACTTGACTCATTAAACTGATCTCATAATGCAAAGTTTATCCATCTTGATATCGATCATTGGTCGTTGACTCCATTCTCACTATTAGAGCAAAGCCGGCGCAtttattaatgaatattcaattatGAGTGTAGTCTTCATATATCAGTGCCTAcaagtggcgtagctacggggggcctggggggcacgtgccccccccctgagatttggtgtgccccccaggtgccccccagaaaaaattggcagagcaaaaaaaaatgaaaaggggagaaagaaaaaaagaaaaaaggaaaagaagaagaaagacagaagaaaaataaaagaagaggaaaataagatggaaggcgagtgaatgaaataatgtgaggggaagacttgcaattaaaaaacaaatctttcatgttactatataaaatttttgcttgcgcttcgcgccagaattgcctgttcgatgagattcgtATCTtactcaataggctgatatggagcaagttttgaagtcaatatacaaaacatattttagctcggacatcgagctttcattatttgttttttcatttacaaatttaagtggtctgtaaaatgtccgttttacggtctacatatcagcattgtaagctcacgctgcgtggtcacattctttgatttgataagttcctattgtctacgtgtattccataatgttccattaaacaaatgcattcagaatgcccagattctaggtctaaatctaaaatatgcgcgatagcctgcatgttctttatttaaaatgtacttaaattttcacgtcagaatatcaataattgtcagCTCaagcttcacgatcgcattattaatgatacccaattgactatatcctatatatgatttacaaaatatgaatagagtgtcccgcttttaggtctaaaatctcaattttcgtcctctcgcacttcgcgctcgcatcaattgtttaattacatacctatcccatttattaatacaaaaattataatgaccAATGTTTAGGTCGCAATGTCAagaaaaaattgctcgcgcttcgcgctcacattattgaaatatattggcgttcgcagtaaccatctagttacatacgaatcttgttgaGGATCATACATAagattgcccagaaaattaaattttcaggaaaaaatacatgaaaaaaataatttaaaaaaatcgctcgcgcttcgcgctcgcacttttcatagggcttatgagattatttcatgtttatgttgttttataagaataaaactaagaagtgactaatcggggaaaatataggtgaagataatttcgggccccgtcccctattggcgaaagtcggatccgcccttgtgacacatacacacacaccggaaaaatggccggtgccctccctgaaaaagcaaggaccctccagtgccccccccgggaaaaaaaacctagctacgccactggtgcCTACTGAACTAACATTTACTGCCTCGTAAATCATGCATAAACCACGACTATAAATTCTCCAtgcattactttttttttcactgaaagTAAAAATGGCGTTTCCTATCCAAAATCATATTGGATAGAAAAGTTGACCCAGTAAAGTACGGTAAGAAAGTGAATTGTTAGCTTACTTTCAAGtaaaaagggatggtccaggctagaGATGTTTATACCTCAATAAATAGAATGAAATTCACATAgaaaagtgttgaaaatttgatcaaaatcggataacaaatagcgaaggtattgaatttttaagatttgcattattccgatgcaacagttctaggcatgtctgtGAATatttcattaggtgggctgatgatgtcatatccccacttcttcttttgtattttattatacgaaattaacttaattcattttttttctttcactgaGTCTGGGGACattttgcaatatgtaaatAGAAATGAATCATCAATGTTTTTTACTCCTTGTACACCCAGAGAAATCATTGATATTGTTTTGAAGTTTAAGAGTGGTAAGAGCCCTGGCTTTGATGGAGTACGTGATGAATTGGTTAAAAgtgttattcatattttatgtcaTCCTTTAGGTGAGATAATCAATTTATCTCTGAATACTGGTATTGTACCTGACAAATTAAAAATCGCCAAAGTCATTCCAGTTCATAATAAAAGTGGATCAAAAGATAGTATATCTAATTACAGACCTATATCtattctccctttcttttctaaAATCTTAGAGAAATGTGTGTATATACGTGTATATAAATTCTTGGACAAGTGCAATATCATTACTCCAAAGCAGTTTGGTTTTCGTGCAGGTCACTCTACATCTTCTGCCATTATCGAGTTAATACACAAAGTAACAATtgcctttgaaaaaaagaagtaataattGGGTTGTTTTTAGACCTTAGTAAGGCCTTTGATTCTCTGgatcataatattttattaaaaaagttaGAGAGATATGGATTTAGAGGTGTTGTATTTGaatggtttaaaaattatttaagtAATCGTAAACAGTTTGTATTATTAGATGAATGTGAATCTCAGATGATGACAGTAAGGTGTGGAGTGCCCCAAGGCTCAATATTAGGcccattattatttcttttatttgtaaatgactTGTGCAATATTTCTGGACAATTTGAGCCAATATTATTTGCGGATGATACTAGTGTGTTTATGTCCCACCATGATATCATTACTCTACAAAATAACTTTAATACTGAATTTGACAAACCGGTTGTCtggcttaataataataaacttgtacttaacataaaaataacaaatttcatgactttcacaaaaaaacatattgatgcaacccaaataaaataaaaaatcaatgactCTTTCAAATGTCAAGTCAAACAGACAACTTTCTAGGAATAACTATTGACAATAAACTAACATGGAATGAACACACTAGTGTCATCTGCAATAAAGTATCCAAATGTATCGGTTTATTTTACTTTTCCCAAAGAAACTCTAACGATCTTATACAACACATTGGTATTGCCATATATGTATTACTGTATTCTTACATGGGCATGCTCTAGTATGCAAAATACTAATAGACTTTTTGTGctgcaaaagaaaattataagatTTGTTTATCACAGCCAATACCTTGCCCATACCAGCCCTATATTCTTTAATCTAAAGACTCTGAAAATGCCTGATATATATGTTTACCAATGtgcaatattcatgtatttatgtatCCACAAATTATTACCAACATCtatcatatcatatttccaactgaacagaaatattcatgaatatcaaactaggcattcaaacaattttcattttcccatAATAAAAACTTCAACTtaccaaaatacaatttttttataagggtCCATTAATTTGGAATGAATTACCAATTACAATAAGACAGAGTCCAACGCTGaatacttttaaaagaaaatgaaatatttgctaTTACATAGGTACCTCTAAAATGTAAcagtttgatattttaaataagaaatgtatgtgtgtgtgtttgctggtgtttgattatgaatggtgTATGTGTGCTGATGTGAATGTATGGGTGTTAGATTTAAATGTActgttttcaattcattttaatttgctATTCTTAATcaacaattcaatttttaattttcttatctGTATGGAGATTGGCTTTTTATATAAGGCTCTGCCTTTCTGCCTCTCCTAATACTTTCATTTGTacatttgtattgtttgtttttatatgttttctttatactcctttatatgtgtgtatatatctacattgtttatatgtttttttaatgaaagtattgaataaatgaaataaaattaaatatttattgccgcaacttatttcatcacaatggagccacatcatttacacatgtataaaaagtgaaacaattatgatttcatgtaattacaaaaataaaaagaaaagttgggatgtgacatcgtcagcccacctaatgaatactAATACGATGTGGATATACCTGTTTTCACAACATATAGATAAActtaacttcgttatttgttatccgattttagTGTGATTTTCAGAAGTTTGCTCTGTGAAGTTTACTCTATCTAtttagataaaaatatt
This window of the Lytechinus variegatus isolate NC3 chromosome 14, Lvar_3.0, whole genome shotgun sequence genome carries:
- the LOC121427251 gene encoding dolichyl-diphosphooligosaccharide--protein glycosyltransferase 48 kDa subunit-like, which produces MAVGVALVLCGLLAILSSVQGGGKTLVLLDSMTMRESHSMFFKSLQERGFDLTYKTADDPNLKLSSYGEYLYEHLVLFCPSVEEFGGDIGENTLTDFIDEGGNILVAGSSDIGEPLRELGSNCGLEFDEEGTSVIDHLNYDVKDEGYHTLVVADSENMIDAETIVGPKSNKPVLFNGVGLIADPDNPLIIDVLHASSSAYSHNPQEPVEDYPLAVGKNTLLVAALQARNNARVVFSGSVDLFSDAFFQSAVQKASSGNKKYAESGNQALAVALSQWVFKEHGVIRVSRVTHHKAGETTPPASYTIEDKVEYNIWLDILVNGEWRPFSAKDVQLEFVRIDPFVRTSLKSNNGRFSTVFKLPDVYGVFQFKVDYNRIGYTHLFSTTQVSVRPFEHTQFERFIPSAFPYYASAFSMMFGVFVFSFVFLHHRDSDKSKKE